DNA from Solidesulfovibrio sp.:
ACCGCAACACCCTGTCGCCCCTCTGCCCGGCCCAGGCCGCCCCGGCCAGGCCGCACGCGACCACGGCCAGCAGCATCGGCAACAACCACCGCCACAACACCCGATACCGCATAGGTTCCCTCGCTGGGAAAGGCCGCAGTGCGGCCTGGTCGCCAACCCCCTGCGGGGAGGTCCAGGAGGGGGTCACCCCCTCCTGGCCGCCGGAGGCATCCCACCCGGCCACCCTACGCCGCGGCCCAGCGGATGAGCCCCAACGAATGGGAGTCGAGCAGCAGCGGATGGTGGGGCAGGATGCGCACCGTGAAGCCGAACCGGCCGGCCTCGGCGGGCTGGACCTCGCCCACGTAGACCGTCCAGCCGTCCTCCATGTTTTCCACCGGCCGCATGTTGACCGTGTCGCGCTGGGCGAACTTGCCTTCGTAATCCAGCCGGCCGGCGTAGATCTGCACTTCCACGTCCTGGGGGCGGATGCCGTTTAAATGGACCTCGGCCCGTATCCGGATGGGGTCGCCCACGTGGACCTGCTCCGGCTCGTCCGAGCGGATGTTGCGGACATTGAGGTTGCCCCACTTGGTCATCATATCCATGCGCCAGGAAGCCAGATCCTTGGCCGCGACGCAATCGTCGCGGGTGAGCCGGTTGTAGTTCTCCAGAGCCGGCACGTAGGCGATGCGGGCATAGTCCTCCACCATGCGGTGGGAGTTGTACAGGGGCGCCAGCTCGGCGATGGAATCCTTCATCTTGCGGATCCAGTTGCGCGGCAGGCTGCCGTGGTGGCCCCGGTCGTAGAAGGTCGGAATGATCTCGTTTTCGAGGATGTTGTAGAGGGTCTGGCTCTCCACGAAGTCCTGGTAGCCGCCGTCCTCGTACTCCTCGCCCTGGCCGATGGCCCAGCCCACGCTGTTGTCGGGCTTCCAGGCCTCGGCCCACCAGCCGTCCAGGGTGCTGTAGTTGAGCACGCCGTTGCACATGGCCTTCATGCCGCTGGTGCCGCAGGCCTCCAGCGGCCGCCGGGGCGTATTGAGCCAGACATCCACGCCCTGGACCAGGTAGCTGGCGATCTCCATGTCGTAGTCTTCCAGGAAGACCATGTTGAAGCGGCACTGCTGGCTGTTGCACATCTGGACCAGCTCCTGGATGATCCGCTTGCCCTCGTTGTCGTGGGGATGGGCCTTGCCGGCGAAGACGAACTGCACCGGATGGCCGGTGTCGCCCAGGATTTTGATCAGGCGCTCCCGGTCGGAAAGGAGCAGGTTGGCCCGCTTGTAGGTGGCGAAACGCCGGGCGAAACCGATGGTCAGCGTCTGGGGATCGAGGACTTCCTCGGCGGCTTGCAGTTCCTTGCGCTTGGCGCCCCGGGCCAGGAGCTGTTCCCGAAGGCGTTCGCGCACGAAGCCCACCAGCCGCTCGCGCAGCCGCTCGTGGGTGCGCCACAGCTCGGCGTCGGAAATGAGGTGCGTCTGGGCGAACACCCGGCCCGTATCCGGGTCCTCCCGCCAGTTGGCCCCGAAGTAGCGGTCATAGAGCGCGGCCATGTCCTGGGACACCCAGGTCGGCACGTGCACGCCGTTGGTGATGGCGCCGATGGGCACGTCCTCCACCGGGTACTGGTTCCAGACCCGGTTCCACATCCCGCGCGAGACCAC
Protein-coding regions in this window:
- the glgP gene encoding alpha-glucan family phosphorylase, translating into MQPLRVYSVVPKLPAKLHSLWDLAYNLLFSWNDDIASLFAQVDRKLWRDCAGNPVGFLNRLPQKTLESLADDEFFVERVNDLRQTLQTYLSRKTTSIPFPDRDGQPVVAYFSLEYGISACLPIYSGGLGILAGDHLKSASDLCVPLVGIGLCYQQGYFRQYLTADGWQQERYPIYDFEQMPLSLCRDAAGEHILIYVDLRGERVHAQIWKAQVGRVSLYLLDTNVAENQPASRQLTNRLYGGDLETRVRQEYLLGIGGIRALEALSLKPKVIHMNEGHSAFAGLERIANFMDKHKLSFEAAMELVASSSIFTTHTPVPAGNDRFPPDLIQAYFEDYAKRLGLAFKVLLALGREDPRNDSEHFCMPVLALKLSRFNNGVSKLHGVVSRGMWNRVWNQYPVEDVPIGAITNGVHVPTWVSQDMAALYDRYFGANWREDPDTGRVFAQTHLISDAELWRTHERLRERLVGFVRERLREQLLARGAKRKELQAAEEVLDPQTLTIGFARRFATYKRANLLLSDRERLIKILGDTGHPVQFVFAGKAHPHDNEGKRIIQELVQMCNSQQCRFNMVFLEDYDMEIASYLVQGVDVWLNTPRRPLEACGTSGMKAMCNGVLNYSTLDGWWAEAWKPDNSVGWAIGQGEEYEDGGYQDFVESQTLYNILENEIIPTFYDRGHHGSLPRNWIRKMKDSIAELAPLYNSHRMVEDYARIAYVPALENYNRLTRDDCVAAKDLASWRMDMMTKWGNLNVRNIRSDEPEQVHVGDPIRIRAEVHLNGIRPQDVEVQIYAGRLDYEGKFAQRDTVNMRPVENMEDGWTVYVGEVQPAEAGRFGFTVRILPHHPLLLDSHSLGLIRWAAA